A window of the Myripristis murdjan chromosome 15, fMyrMur1.1, whole genome shotgun sequence genome harbors these coding sequences:
- the LOC115372654 gene encoding peroxiredoxin-like 2A isoform X2 yields MLSSGLEGELFGMGMWSLGLGAVGAALAGIFLANTDLCLPKAAQASLDYLEDADLRSTVDDDKVIKAKSLWEKNGAVVMAVRRPGUFLCREEASELSSLKPQLEELGVPLVAVVKENIGTEIQDFRPHFAGDIYIDEKKHFYGPLQRKMGGLGFIRLGVWQNFIRAWRSGYQGNMNGEGFILGGVFVIGPGDQGILLEHREKEFGNKVENADVLDAVKKIVPVK; encoded by the exons A TGTTGTCCTCCGGGCTGGAGGGGGAGCTGTTTGGAATGGGGATGTGGTCTCTGGGTCTGGGTGCTGTAGGAGCAGCACTAGCTGGAATCTTCCTGGCCAACACTGACTTGTGTCTGCCCAAAGCTGCCCAGGCGTCACTGGACTACCTCGAAGATGCTGACCTGCGCTCCACCGTGGATG ATGACAAGGTCATCAAAGCCAAGAGCCTGTGGGAGAAGAATGGGGCTGTGGTCATGGCCGTACGGCGACCTGGATGATTTTTGTGCAGAGAG GAGGCCTCTGAGCTGTCCTCTCTGAAGCCCCAGCTGGAGGAGCTCGGGGTCCCTCTGGTTGCCGTGGTGAAAGAAAACATCGGCACAGAGATCCAGGACTTCAGACCGCACTTTGCTGGGGACATCTACATAGATGAAAAG AAACACTTCTACGGCCCCCTGCAGAGGAAGATGGGAGGGCTCGGTTTCATCCGTCTGGGAGTGTGGCAGAACTTCATCCGGGCATGGAGATCAGGTTACCAGGGCAACATGAATGGCGAGGGCTTCATCCTGGGGGGAGTGTTTGTGATTGGGCCAGGAGACCAG GGGATTCTCCTCGAGCACCGTGAGAAGGAGTTTGGCAACAAGGTGGAAAATGCAGATGTTCTTGATGCTGTCAAGAAAATTGTGCCAGTAAAATAA
- the LOC115372654 gene encoding peroxiredoxin-like 2A isoform X1, protein MAMMLALSRCSATLRWRLPLRCLALPLESTSSQPPATARAPSLRPQAALFHQSKAKASPEPNKPTSVLSSGLEGELFGMGMWSLGLGAVGAALAGIFLANTDLCLPKAAQASLDYLEDADLRSTVDDDKVIKAKSLWEKNGAVVMAVRRPGUFLCREEASELSSLKPQLEELGVPLVAVVKENIGTEIQDFRPHFAGDIYIDEKKHFYGPLQRKMGGLGFIRLGVWQNFIRAWRSGYQGNMNGEGFILGGVFVIGPGDQGILLEHREKEFGNKVENADVLDAVKKIVPVK, encoded by the exons ATGGCCATGATGCTGGCTCTGTCCAGGTGTTCAGCAACTCTGAGATGGAGACTGCCCCTGCGCTGCCTTGCCCTCCCTCTGGAGAGCACAAGCAGTCAGCCCCCCGCCACAGCCAGGGCCCCCTCTCTAAGACCCCAGGCTGCCCTCTTTCATCAGAGTAAAGCCAAAGCCAGCCCTGAGCCAAACAAGCCCACCTCAG TGTTGTCCTCCGGGCTGGAGGGGGAGCTGTTTGGAATGGGGATGTGGTCTCTGGGTCTGGGTGCTGTAGGAGCAGCACTAGCTGGAATCTTCCTGGCCAACACTGACTTGTGTCTGCCCAAAGCTGCCCAGGCGTCACTGGACTACCTCGAAGATGCTGACCTGCGCTCCACCGTGGATG ATGACAAGGTCATCAAAGCCAAGAGCCTGTGGGAGAAGAATGGGGCTGTGGTCATGGCCGTACGGCGACCTGGATGATTTTTGTGCAGAGAG GAGGCCTCTGAGCTGTCCTCTCTGAAGCCCCAGCTGGAGGAGCTCGGGGTCCCTCTGGTTGCCGTGGTGAAAGAAAACATCGGCACAGAGATCCAGGACTTCAGACCGCACTTTGCTGGGGACATCTACATAGATGAAAAG AAACACTTCTACGGCCCCCTGCAGAGGAAGATGGGAGGGCTCGGTTTCATCCGTCTGGGAGTGTGGCAGAACTTCATCCGGGCATGGAGATCAGGTTACCAGGGCAACATGAATGGCGAGGGCTTCATCCTGGGGGGAGTGTTTGTGATTGGGCCAGGAGACCAG GGGATTCTCCTCGAGCACCGTGAGAAGGAGTTTGGCAACAAGGTGGAAAATGCAGATGTTCTTGATGCTGTCAAGAAAATTGTGCCAGTAAAATAA
- the LOC115372654 gene encoding peroxiredoxin-like 2A isoform X3 codes for MGMWSLGLGAVGAALAGIFLANTDLCLPKAAQASLDYLEDADLRSTVDDDKVIKAKSLWEKNGAVVMAVRRPGUFLCREEASELSSLKPQLEELGVPLVAVVKENIGTEIQDFRPHFAGDIYIDEKKHFYGPLQRKMGGLGFIRLGVWQNFIRAWRSGYQGNMNGEGFILGGVFVIGPGDQGILLEHREKEFGNKVENADVLDAVKKIVPVK; via the exons ATGGGGATGTGGTCTCTGGGTCTGGGTGCTGTAGGAGCAGCACTAGCTGGAATCTTCCTGGCCAACACTGACTTGTGTCTGCCCAAAGCTGCCCAGGCGTCACTGGACTACCTCGAAGATGCTGACCTGCGCTCCACCGTGGATG ATGACAAGGTCATCAAAGCCAAGAGCCTGTGGGAGAAGAATGGGGCTGTGGTCATGGCCGTACGGCGACCTGGATGATTTTTGTGCAGAGAG GAGGCCTCTGAGCTGTCCTCTCTGAAGCCCCAGCTGGAGGAGCTCGGGGTCCCTCTGGTTGCCGTGGTGAAAGAAAACATCGGCACAGAGATCCAGGACTTCAGACCGCACTTTGCTGGGGACATCTACATAGATGAAAAG AAACACTTCTACGGCCCCCTGCAGAGGAAGATGGGAGGGCTCGGTTTCATCCGTCTGGGAGTGTGGCAGAACTTCATCCGGGCATGGAGATCAGGTTACCAGGGCAACATGAATGGCGAGGGCTTCATCCTGGGGGGAGTGTTTGTGATTGGGCCAGGAGACCAG GGGATTCTCCTCGAGCACCGTGAGAAGGAGTTTGGCAACAAGGTGGAAAATGCAGATGTTCTTGATGCTGTCAAGAAAATTGTGCCAGTAAAATAA